Proteins co-encoded in one Microcebus murinus isolate Inina chromosome 5, M.murinus_Inina_mat1.0, whole genome shotgun sequence genomic window:
- the TCF19 gene encoding transcription factor 19 yields MLPCFQLLRIGGGRGGDLYTFHPPTGTGCTYRLGHRADLCDVALRPQQEPGFISGIHAELHAEPQGDDWRVSLEDHSSQGTLVNNVRLPRGHRLELSDGDLLTFGPEEPPGTSPSEFYFMFQQVRVKPQDFAAITIPRSRAEAGAGFQPVLPSQGAPQRPLSALCPAPKATLILTSIGSLSKLQPQPLTFSRSGGGPKSLSVTTPPAPPPRNRRKSVHRVLAELDDESEDPDSHPPVLMEPRKKLRVEKAPLTPSVSRRGRPRKHPVSTPMAPPAGGGGESCAAPCCCLPQEETVAWVQCDGCDVWFHVACVGCSIQAAREADFQCPGCRTSIQT; encoded by the exons ATGCTGCCCTGCTTCCAGCTGCTGCGCATAGGGGGCGGCAGAGGCGGTGATCTCTACACCTTCCACCCCCCCACCGGCACTGGCTGCACCTATCGGTTGGGCCACAGGGCTGACCTGTGTGATGTGGCCCTGCGGCCCCAGCAGGAGCCTGGCTTCATCTCTGGGATCCATGCTGAGCTGCATGCTGAGCCCCAGGGTGATGACTGGAGGGTCAGTCTGGAGGACCATAGCAGCCAAG GGACTTTGGTCAATAATGTCCGACTCCCAAGAGGTCACAGGCTGGAGTTGAGCGATGGGGACCTCCTGACCTTTGGCCCTGAAGAGCCCCCAGGAACCAGCCCCTCGGAGTTCTACTTCATGTTCCAGCAAGTCCGAGTCAAACCTCAAGACTTTGCTGCCATTACCATCCCACGGTCTAGAGCAGAAGCTGGGGCTGGGTTCCAGCCCGTGCTGCCCTCCCAGGGCGCTCCACAGAGGCCTCTCAgcgccctctgccctgcccccaagGCCACACTGATCCTCACCTCTATCGGCAGCCTCAGcaagctccagccccagcccctcacctTCTCCCGGAGTGGGGGTGGGCCAAAGAGCCTGTCTGTTaccacccctcctgcccctcccccacgaAATCGCAGGAAATCTGTTCACCGAGTGTTGGCAGAACTGGATGACGAGAGTGAGGATCCTGACAGCCACCCACCAGTCCTTATGGAACCCAGGAAGAAACTCCGTGTAGAGAAAGCCCCACTGACACCCAGTGT AAGTCGGCGTGGCCGTCCTCGGAAGCACCCAGTCAGCACCCCCATGGCTCCCCCtgcaggtgggggcggggagtcCTGCGCAGCTCCTTGTTGCTGCCTGCCCCAAGAAGAGACAGTGGCCTGGGTTCAGTGTGATGGTTGTGACGTCTGGTTCCATGTAGCCTGTGTTGGCTGCAGCATCCAGGCTGCCAGGGAGGCTGACTTCCAATGCCCAGGGTGCCGTACAAGCATCCAGACCTAA